GTGGGCCAGGGTGCCCTTGGCCACCGCCAGTTGGGCCTTGAGAGCACGGTCATCGATCCGCGCGATCACCTGGCCCTTAGTGACGTGCTGGCCTTCCTTGAACTCCACGCTGCTGAGGATCCCATCGACCTGGCTGACCACGGTCACGCTGCGCGTCGGGGTGACGGTGCCGAGGGCATCGATGTACACCGGCACGTCCTGCAACACCACCGGCACCACGGCGACCGGTTCGCCGGTGGCGGGCGGCCTGCCTTTATGCCCACCCGCGAAGAAGTGCAAACCCAAGGCAATCAACAACGCTACCAGTAACAACGTGCCAACTGCCCAGGCGAACGTACGTCGTCTGCTTTTCTCCACGGTTTTTCTCTCGAACGCCGAAATCAGGATGGAGCGATCGCACCCTTTGGCTGATCGCTGCCCTGAACTCTAGCAGCGCGTTCGACGTGTGCCTGTACGACCGTGAATACGTTCAGCATCAAGACAGACATAGTCAGCCGCAGCCCCCGAGGCACGGGGGCCGCGTACCGATCATCAACGATAGCTGTAGGCCGTCAGCGCCGTACGGTCAATGTGCTGTTCCAGGCGTTTGAGCGCTACGTCCATCGGGCACAGCAAACCTGCCTGGGTGCGAACACAGCCTTCGCCGCTGGCAAGGTCTGCATGCAAGGGCGGCTGCGCCGTGGCCAGTGGTGCCAACTGGCGGATCTGGTCCAGGGATTGCGCCTCGAACGCCACCCGCAGGAAATAGCGCCCGGTCTTAAGCTGCTTGTAGCGTTCGAATTGCAGGCTGCCTACCGGCGGAATGTTGCCTTCGAGGTAGTCGCCCAGGGCCCAGCGAAAACCCAGCATCGTACGCAGGTAGGAGATGTTGGTGTCGTGGGCGACCAGTAGGGTAAACCGCGCGTCCGGCGGGTTACCCAAGGCATCATTGACGGCCTGGGGAGTGCCCTGTTTGAGGGCCAGGGAAATCTGATTCATCAACTGCGAGCCGCCACGGCTGGCGATGTAGAGGCTGTCGTTGATGAAGTCGTACTTGGCCTTGGTCAACGTGGTCAATTGCGCCACCTGCGCTGGCGTGACGCCTTGGCCGAACGCAACCTGGTCCAAGGGCAGGCCTTCGCTGTATTCCAGGCGGAAGGTTTCCCCAAGATTGGCTTCAAGACTCAAGCCTTTGATTGCCACACGACCCTCTTCATCTTCGACCAATTGCCAGGGTTGGTCGCGGTATTGGCACGCTGTGGCCTCAGCGCAAATGACGTTGCGCAACTGCTGTTCGGCGCCGCGGTAGCGGGCCTGGGCGCCAGCAACACTGCCGCCCATGCGCGCGAGCACACTGTCTTCGGCGCGCTGGGGATCGAGGCGGGCAAACGGCATTTTATCGGCCTGGAACAACGCGTCCTTGTCGCCCTGCACCACGCTCGGTTGCAAGCCGCATCCGGGGAACAGGCCGTCGAGCAACGCCGTGGCGGTGGCCTGGGTCCGTTGCAAGGGGCTGGCGCGCACAAATACTTCGCCAGGGGCCGGGCAGCCGTTGGGCAACAAGCCCGCAGCGCGCAGCACCTGGCCACGGTAGCGACCCATTTCCACCGCCGCCGCGTAGCCATGGCCGGTCAGGTGTCCGTCTGGCACCGACCACTTCGGCAACTCGCGGCCGGTGACCTTGGCCAGTTTCGCACTGTCGGTGGGCGGTCGCACGCCATGGCGGCTGACCTGCACCACCTTGTCCAGCACAAAACCGTCGGCGGGCGCGGCCTGCACCGAATGCACCGAGACCACGCCCAGCAATAACAAAGGGATGACGCGTGTGAGAAAAGACAACATACAAGCATCCTGTTTCGGGTGAACGTACGAGCCATTCCCGCTCATGGCAAACGGGAATGGCCGCGCAGGGTCAAGGGTAGCGGTAAGCCGTCAGCGCCGAGCGGTCAATTGCATGGCCCGTGCGTTCGACGAATTGCGCGATCGGGCACAGGGTGCCGACAGCGGTGTGTTGGCAGCCAGGCTGATCGAAGTCCACCTGCAACGGCGGGTGCGCTGCGTCCAAGGGCTGCAGCGCGCGGATCTGGTCCATGCCCTGGGTAATGAACCGCGTGCGGACAAAACGCTCACCGGTCTGGCTGTCGCGGTACCGTTCAAACGCCAGTGTGCCGGTGGGCGGGATATTGCCCGGTTGGTACTCGCCAAGCTGCCAGGTAAAGCCGAGCATGGTGCGCAGGTGCGAGATATTCGTGTCGTGGGCCACCAGCATCAACAGGCGCGCGGGCGGCGGGTTGCCCAGTGGGTCATTTTTTTCCAGCACCGTGCCCTGCTCCAGGGCCAGCACAATCTGGTTCATCAACTGCGAACCCCCACGGCTGGCAATGTAGGCCGTGTCATTGATGAAGTCGTATTTGGCCCTGTGCAAGCGCCCCAGTGCCGAGACTTGTGCTGCATCCTTGGCGTGACCAAAGGCCACGTCGGCCAGGGGCATGCCTTCGCTGTATTGCAGGCGAATGGTCTCGGCCATGGACGAGGCCTTGTCCAGGCCTTTGATCTTGAAGCGCCCGCCATCGCCTTCCTTCAGTGCCCAAGGCGTATCGAAGAACGGGCAGGCTTTGCCGGTTTCGCACACAGCGTCTTTCAGGCGTTCCAGGTCCGGTCGCAAGCGCTCCTGGGCCGCTTGAAGAGTGCCGCCGAGGGCTTCAAGTATCTGCGCCTTGGCAATGACCGGGTCGAGTTTGGCGAAGGGCATTTCATCAGTCTGGAACAACGGGTCAGGCTTGGTCCGCGCCCGGGCCTTTTCGCCACAACCGGGGAACATGCCGTCCAGCAGCGCGGCGGCGGTGGCGCGGGTGCGCTGCTTGGGGCTGGCGACGGCGACCACACTCCCAGGTGGCGGGCAGCCGTTAGCCAGCAGTCCCGCAGTGCGGTAATGGGCCGCCTGCCAGGCGCCCATCTGGCTGGCCGCCAGGTAGCCATGGCCGGTCAGTTCGCCGTCCTGCACCAGCCACGGCGTCCAGTCGCGGCCCGTGGCCTGCACCAGCTTGTCGGTGTCGGTGGGCGAGCGCACGCCATGGCGGCTGACCTGCACGGCTTTTTCCAGCACATAGTGGCTGTTTTCGGCGGCCTGAAGGCCCGCACACAGCGTGAGCAAGACGATGGCCAGGCCCGTTCGTTTGAATACGGTCATGCGCAGTCTCCCTTGATCAGAATTCATATTTGAAACCCAGGCGATAACGCGCCTGGCGCTGGTCGGTGTTCTTGTCGACGTACACGTCGGCGACTTCCAGGTACGGCGTAAATTGTTTGTTGACCTTGTACTCAAACAACACCTTATTGCTGTAGTTAGTCTTGGTGCCGTCAAACACGACTTGGTCGCTGTAAATTTGTTTGCGGCCGACACCTACCGACAACGGCCCAAATTTGTATTTGGCACCCAACTCAATCACATTATCTTTTTTATCCTCCTTGCCCGACGCGTCGTAGTTAGTGAGCTTGTAGTAATAGCCCGGCGTAATGGAGAACTTTTCAGTGAGGGCGTAAGAAACTTTCAACGAGGGTTTATAGGACTTTTTGTCCTTGGCCACGGCATACGTGAACTTGGGCTTGACCTTCCAGTGCGGCCCCAGCTTGTGGCTGTACTTGACCTTGGCCTTGAGTTCGTCCTTGGTCAGGCGCGAAAACGCCTTGCCGGGCTGGCCGTCCTTGTCGGGCGCGGTGTTCATCACCGACTCGAACGAGAACGCCAGCCCATTGTCGAGTGCCTGGGTGAGCATGACTTTGTCTTTATGCTCGCGATCGACTTCCGAATACTGATGTTGGTAATCAAGTTCCAGGGCCTGGACGGTGGTAGAGGCTACCATCACACCGATCAACGAGATCCGCCTGATGGCTTTCTTGTTAGGGTTAACGCTCATTTTTTTCATCTTCGCACCTGTTATTTTTATTTTTAATGTCAAGACAACTTCCCACGACGGCTTTCCAGACGCGCAGACGTACTCCTTGTTGCTCACTCGGATTGTTCTGAAACAAGGGTTTATCAGTCAGTTAAAGGCTTGGCCAACGCATGCCGTTGCCGGCGGTAAACCTGCCCGGAAAACAGCGCGGTCATCAGTACCGAGACCAGTGAGGCACCGATCCAGAACAGCGACAAAGTATGGAAGTCGTACAGCTTGCTGCCGTCTGCGGCCAGGGTGGTGCCGTGCTCGATCAGCACACCGGTAAGAATTTCACCCGCCGCCGCCCCCGCATAACTGGCGATCCCGATCATGCCCAGTGCCGCACCGGCAGCGCTTTTGGCGGCGATGTCCACGGCCATCAAACCGCCGAGGAAACACAGCAATGCGCCCATGGACAAGCCAAACAGCATCATCGCCGCCGCGTCCAGCCAGTAATGGCCACCCGGCAGGAACAACATCATCCCCAGGGAGGCACTGTTCATCAGGCCAAACAGAACCGCCAGGCCATGGCGCCGGCCACTGAAGAAACGGTCGGAGATCAGCCCGCTCAACCCTGTGCCGACAATCCCGAATACGCCGGTAATGGAGATCAGCGCCGAGGCCGACAGCGTGGTGTAGCCCTTGGCGTTCTCAAGGAAAAACACGCCCCAGGAAATCACTGCATAACGGCCGATGTACATCAGGCACGACGCCAGCGCCAGCAACCACAGCGCCGGGTTCTTCAGCAGCGCCAGTTGTGCGCCCCATTTGCCGAGGGTCTTGGAGACCATTTCGGTACGGCCGCCGTCGACTTCGGCAAAGCCTGCGCTTTGCGGCGAGTCGGCCATGAACAAGTAAATCAGCAACATACCCAGCAACCCCATCGCGGTGGCCAGCCAGTAACCGTATTGCCAACCCCAGGTCACGATCATCGCCGCGACCGCAATGTAGGTCAGTGCTTCGCCGAGGCTGTGGGCAATCGACCAGAAGCCATAGAACGTGCCCCGCTCCTTGTCCGAATACCAGCGCGACAGCGAGACCACGCACGGCCCCACACCCATGGATTGGGCCCAACCGTTGATCCCCCAGGCGATGGTCAGGATCACGGCGTTGGTGGTCAGGCCCATGCACGCATTGACCACTGCGCTGATCAACAAGCCAAGCATCATGAAGCGTCGCACATTGGCGTGGTCCGCCAGGAAGCCATTGACCAGCTTGCCCACGGCATAGGTGAAAAACAGCGCCGAGCCGATCATGCCCAGTTGCGTCGGGCTGAGGATGTTCTGGGCCACCATTGCAGGCTTGGCAACGTTGAAGGAAAGCCTGCACACGTAGAACAGCGCATAGCTCAAGGACATGGATAAAAAGGTCAGCCAGCGTGCGCGGCGAAACCTGCGGCCATCGGGGTCGTCGACACCGGGCCTGGCCGGTGCGGCATGGAACAGTTGCAGGATGGATCTCATGGCGGACAGTCTCCTATTGTTATTATTAGCTGTACGTTGAAGCGAGACTCAGGCCTCCAGTGACGGGCCGATCAGGCCAGCCAGTTGCGGGTAGACCTGAGGGCTGGCCACCAGCAGTGGGTTGCCACTGAGCAAGCCATCGCCCCGCAGGAAATCACTGCAGCGCCCACCGGCCTCACTGACCAGCACCAGCCCTGCTGCACAGTCCCAACTGTTGATATGGGTTTCGTAGTAGCCCACCAGCCGGCCGGCCGCGACATAGGCAATCATCAAGGCGCCGGAGCCGTTGCGGATGAACATGCCGCCGCTCTCCAGCAACCCGCAAAGAAACGGAATGAAGTGCTCTTTGCCACGTCGGTGGGAAGTGCCAACGCCGGTCACGCCGTAGCGAATATCCGCGGCCTGGCTGACACGAATCGGCGTGTCGTTGACGTAGGCGCCCAGGCCACGGCAGGCGTGGAAAAGTTCGTTATGGTTGGCGTCCGCTACTGCACCCAGCCAGGGCTGGCCGTCCACCAACAAGCCGATGGACACACACCAGGTGTGCAGGCCGTTGACGAAGCAACTGGTGCCGTCGATCGGGTCTACCACCCATACGCAGCGGGCCTGCAATCCGTCGGCGCCGCCCTCCTCGCCGACAAACCCGTCCGCGGGGAACTGCTCGGCCAGACGCGCCTTGATAAACACCTCCAGTTCCCGGTCAGCGACGCTGACGACGTCCTGGGGTACCGAATCCTTGTGCTCAACGTTCAACTGCTCGCGCTGACGGTAATACGCCATACCGCGTTGGGCCGCCTCACTGGCGACCTCACGTGCCAAGGCATACCGTGCTGCCAGCTCATCCAGGTCCGATAACGTCTGTGCCTGACTCATAAACCCAACCTCTAAACGCTGATTGCACACGTGTGCAATCATCCTGGAAAAAAAAGTGAAGGCAAGCCCTTTGCGAAGGCCAACCGATCACCGATTACTGCTCATACAACACGAAATAAATTTTCTCTTCAAGTAGGTTATGAAATTTTATTTCTGAATTAGCGTACTGCCGCGCTCAATCAACGTCACCGGCACCGGCTCAAACTGCGCGATCCGCATGAAATTCTCGCCGCGGGCCACAATCGCATTCACCGCCCGTTGCGCCAACTGCACACTGTCTTGACGCACAGTGGTCAGGTCGTAGGCCAGTTGCGAGGCTTGGGCGATGTCGTCAAACCCGATCACCTGCACCTGTTGCGGCACTTGTATGTTCAAGGTGAAGCGCAGCGCATCGAGTGCGCCCAGGGCCAACATATCGGTCGCACAAAAGATTCCATCGGGACCCTCGCCCTGGCTGAACAACGCCAGCAATGCCTGGATTCCGCCCTGGTAGCCCGGGGTTTCATTGAACACCGTCTGCGCTTCGAGGCCGTCTTCGGCCAAGCGTTCGGCAAACCCCAACCAGCGCTCCCGGCTACTGAAGTTATGCTCGCCCTGGCCAATGAACGCCAGGCGCCGGGCACCACCCTTCAACAGCGCCTCGGCCGCCATTCGCCCGCCGGCCCGGTTATCACTGCCGACGACTTCAGCGCCGGCCAGCTCATGGCCACGGTTGATCATGGCCACGGGAATCTGCCGGTCCAGGTAGTGCTGGACCACCGACAAGGGTGGCGAGGCCGAGGTCAGGATCACCCCGGCAATCTGGTAACTCAGCAAGGCGTGCAACGACTGCTCAAGCTGCTGCGGATCGTCGGCATTCATCAGCAACGGCATCAAGCCGCGACGGCTCAGGCTATGGGCGATGGGGCTCAAGAGGCTGGCGCGAAAGGCGCTGTCAAAACCGGCGGTGACCACGCCGACAAAGTTACTGCTGCCCTTGTTCATGGTGCGGGCGATCATGTTGACCTGATAACCCAGGGCCTTGGCTGCGGCCATTACTTTTTCGCGGGTAGCAGGGGCCACGCTGGCGCCGGCGGTAAACGTACGCGAGACCGCCGACCGGGACACACCGGCATGCCGGGCCACATCAAGGGAGGTAATCACGTTTTTGTCAGAAGCGTCCATGGTCAACCCGCCCACTGCGAAAGAGGCGTTACGTTAATGGCAAACGCACCTCAAGGAAAGCGCGCAACGGTGCATTCTTGAGGCCCGCGCAAAGCCGGTGCTACCATGCCCCACCGCCTGTCTTGGCAAGGAACCTCCCGGTCTATGAGCACCATTCGCGAGCGCAACAAAGAACTGATCCTGCGGGCTGCCAGTGAGGAGTTTGCCGACAAGGGCTTCGCCGCGACCAAAACCAGCGACATCGCCGCCAAGGCCGGGCTGCCCAAGCCCAACGTTTACTACTACTTCAAGTCCAAGGACAACCTCTACCGCGAGGTGCTCGAGAGCATTATCGAGCCGATCCTGGCCGCCTCCACGCCGTTCAATCCTGACGGCGACCCCAAGGAAGTGTTAAGCGGGTACATCCGCTCAAAAATCTGCATCTCGCGGGATTTGCCGTTCGCCTCGAAAGTGTTCGCCAGCGAAATCATGCACGGCGCCCCGCACCTGAGTGCCGAGCAGGTGGAACAGCTGAACGCCCAGGCCAAGCACAACATCAACTGCATCCAGAGCTGGGTGGACCGGGGGCTGATCGCACCGATCGACCCCAATCACCTGATGTTCAGCATCTGGGCGGCAACACAGACGTACGCAGATTTTGACTGGCAGATTTCGGCGGTGACCGGGAAGGCCCGGCTGGATGAGGCGGATTACGAGGCGGCGGCGCAGACGATTATCCGGTTGGTGTTGAAGGGGTGTGAGCCGGACTGATAGACCGTGGTGTAGTCATCGCAGGCAACTGGATTTGTGCCGGACACAGAATGTATGAACGACAGAGGTCCCCTGTGGGAGCGGGCTTGCCCGCGATAGCTATCTCCCGGACACATCCCGCCAAAATCTGGAACACCCCTTAAAACATTCCCATCTAGCCTTTCAGAACTCACTTCTGCAAAGGGGCAACGGAATGCCTGATCTACCCGCTTCATCTCGTCTACGCACAGGCCGCTATGACGAACCCAACCGAATTTATCTTCTGACCAGCAACACACTGCATCGCGAACCCATATTCAGCGACTTCAAGCTAGGCAGACTGGTGGTGCAGCAATTCAGAATTGCGCAAAGCCAGCGATTGGCAACCTCACTCGCCTGGGTAGTGATGCCCGATCATTTCCACTGGTTGATTTCGCTGGAAAACGGTTCGTTGGCTGACCTGATGCGCCAAGTCAAATCCAAAAGTACTCGAGTCGTGAATGCCGTTGGCGGGCGAAAAGGGCGTCTTTGGCAACCAGGTTTCCATGATCATGCCGTGCGGCGCGAAGAAAACCTTGAGGGCATAGCTCGGTACATCGTGGCCAACCCCTTGAGGGCGGGGCTGGTGAAAAAATATGGCGACTACCCACTGTGGGATGCGATCTGGCTTTGACTGGAGACCGAGTTGCCGCCATCGCGGGCAAGCCCGCTCCCACATTTTGATTTGTGAATACATTCAACTGTGGGAGCTGGCTTGCCTGCGATGACTATCCATCAGTCACTTCAAATCAGGCAGTTACCCCCGCATCCGCCCACAACCCCTGCCCCTCGATGGCACTGATCGCGCACTGCTCGTCAATATCCGACGTATCACCACTGATCCCGATCGCCCCCAGCACCACGCCAGCCTGATCCCGAATCAATACCCCGCCCGGTGCCGGCACCACGCTGCCCTGCCCAAAACTGTTCAACGCCGCAATAAACGCCGGCCGCTGTTGCGCATCCAGCGCCAGCAATCGCGAGCCCTTGCCCAGGGCAATCGCCCCCCAAGCCTTGCCGATCGCGATCTGCGGGCGCAACAGGCTTGCGCCATCTTCACGCTGCAACGTAATCAAATGCCCGCCGCTGTCGAGCACCGCGATGGTCAGCGGTGCCGACGAAATGGTGCGGCCTGCCGCAATGGCGTGGCTGGCCAGGTTGACTGCGACTTTCAAGGTTAAAGCGCTCATGGGTGCCGTCCTTATCTTGTTATGGGGAAAGCCGTGGGGCTCTGTTTGATCAGAAGCCGGATCCAACAAATAGAACACAATAGATTTATTTTTTGTATACAATATTTCGAAACATACGCTCCACATGTCGAAAAAACCTTATCCAGGAGCCTTCCGACGAACGTAAAGGCCAGCCAAGAAAATGGATTGACCTGCCCCGCTCGCCGTGAATACACTTCGGACAAACACCACTTGTATACAATTACAAAACGCAAGAGGCACCAAAACCATGAGCAAAATGAGAGCAATCGAAGCCGCCGTCCTGGTGATGCGCCGTGAAGGGGTCGATACCGCCTTCGGTATCCCGGGCGCCGCGATCAACCCGCTGTATTCGGCCTTGCAGAAGGTCGGTGGCATCGATCACGTCCTTGCTCGCCACGTTGAAGGCGCCTCGCACATGGCCGAGGGCTACACCCGCACCAAGGCCGGCAATATCGGCGTGTGCATCGGCACATCGGGCCCGGCGGGCACCGACATGGTCACCGGCCTGTACAGCGCCTGGGCCGACTCGATCCCGATCCTGTGCATCACCGGCCAGGCGCCGCGTGCACGGATGCACAAGGAAGACTTCCAGGCTGTCGACATCACCAGCATCGTCAAGCCGGTGACCAAGTGGGCGACCATGGTCATGGAGCCCGGCCAGGTGCCGTATGCCTTCCAGAAAGCCTTTTATGAGATGCGCTCCGGCCGCCCTGGCCCAGTGCTGATCGACCTGCCGTTCGACGTGCAAATGGCCGAGATCGAATTCGACATCGACGCCTACCAGCCGCTGCCCCTGGCCAAGCCGTTGGCGACCCGCATCCAGGTGGAAAAAGCCCTGGCACTGCTGGACCAGGCTGAACGCCCATTGCTGGTGAGCGGTGGCGGCGTGATCAACGCCGACGCCAGCGAACTGTTGGTGGAGTTCGCCGAGTTGACCGGCATCCCGGTGATCCCGACCCTGATGGGCTGGGGCACGATCCCGGACGATCACCCACTGATGGTGGGCATGGTCGGCCTGCAAACGTCCCACCGTTATGGCAACGCGACACTGCTCAAATCGGACGTGGTGCTGGGCATCGGCAACCGCTGGGCCAACCGCCATACCGGTTCGGTGGAGGTGTACACCGAGGGCCGAAAATTCATTCACGTGGACATCGAGCCGACGCAAATCGGCCGTGTATTTACGCCGGACCTGGGCATCGTTTCCGACGCCGGTTCTGCCCTGACGATGTTCATTGAAGTGGCCCGCGAGTGGAAAGCCGCTGGCAAACTCAAGGACCGCAGCGCCTGGCTGCACGATTGCCAGCAACGCAAGGCCACCCTGCACCGCAAGACCCACTTCGACAACGTGCCGGTCAAGCCGCAACGGGTGTACGAGGAGATGAACCAGGTGTTCGGCAAAGACACCTGCTACGTCAGCACCATTGGCCTGTCGCAGATTGCCGGCGCACAGTTCCTGCACGTCTATAAACCCCGCCACTGGATCAACTGTGGCCAGGCCGGCCCGTTGGGCTGGACCATTCCGGCGGCGCTGGGTGTGGTCAAGGCAGATCCGACCCGCAAAGTCGTGGCGCTGTCGGGCGACTATGACTTCCAGTTCATGATCGAAGAGCTGGCGGTGGGCGCGCAGTTCAAGCTGCCGTACATCCACGTGGTAGTGAACAACTCCTACCTGGGGTTGATCCGCCAGGCCCAGCGCGGGTTTGAAATGGACTACTGCGTGCAGCTGTCCTTCGACAACCTCAATGCGCCGGAACTCAACGGGTATGGCGTCGACCACGTAGCCGTCGCCGAAGGCCTGGGTTGCAAGGCCCTGCGGGTGTTCGAGCCGGGCCAGATCCAGCCTGCACTGCGCAAGGCTCTGGAAATGATCGAAGAATTCAAGGTTCCGGTGATCGTTGAGATTATTCTGGAGCGGGTGACCAATATTTCCATGGGCACCGAAATCAACGCCGTCAACGAATTCGAAGACCTGGCATTGGTGGGCAACGACGCACCGACCGCCATCTCACTGCTCGATTAAGGAGAACCCCATGCCGCGTTTTGCCGCCAACCTGTCCATGCTGTTTACCGAACAGGACTTTCTTGCCCGTTTCAAAGCCGCCGCCGACGCGGGCTTCAGTGGCGTGGAATACCTGTTTCCCTATGAATTCAGCTCGGCTGAAATCAAGGCGCAACTCGATGCCCACGGCCTGTCCCAAGTGCTGTTCAACCTGCCGGCCGGTGACTGGGCCAAGGGCGAACGCGGCCTGGCGTGCCACCCGGATCGGGTCGAGGAGTTCCGCGCCGGGGTCAACCTGGCCATCGTCTACGCCCAGGTACTGGGCAATACCCAGATCAACTGCCTGGCGGGGATTCGGCCTGCCGGTGTGGATGACGCGACGCTTGAAAAAACCTTCGTCGCCAACCTCAAGTACGCCGCCGACAAGCTGCAGGCGGTGGGCATCAAGCTGGTGATGGAAGCCATCAACACCCGCGACATTCCGGGTTTCTACCTGAACAACACGGCGCAGGCCCTGTCGATTCGCGAGCAGGTGGGCAGTGCCAACCTGTTCCTGCAATACGACATCTATCACATGCAAATCATGGAAGGCGACCTGGCCCGCACCATGGCTGCGCACCTGGGTGAGATCAACCACATCCAGCTGGCAGACAACCCGGGGCGCAACGAGCCGGGCACCGGTGAGATCAACTACCGCTTCCTGTTCGAACATTTGGACCGCATTGGTTATCAGGGTTGGGTCGGCTGTGAGTACAAGCCGTTGACCACCACCGAAGCGGGTTTGGGTTGGTTGAAAACCCATAACGCGATCTAACCCACAACACAGAACCCAATGTGAAAGCAGGGCTTGTGTGGGAGCTGGCTTGCCTGAGATGCAGGCAACTCGGTCTCTCAGTTAAACCGAGGTGATGCCATCGCAGGCAAGCCAGCTCCCACAAAAAGCAGCTCTCACATCGAATAAAGAGAGGATTTTCGTCATGGCTAAAATCGGATTTATCGGCACCGGCATCATGGGCCAACCCATGGCCGCCAACCTGCAAAAGGCTGGTCACCAACTGTTCCTGTCCGAGCACCACGGCAAGGCCCCGGCCGAGCTGATCAACGCGGGCGCGGTGGCCCTGGCCAACCCGCAGCAAGTGGCCCAGGAAGCCGAGTTCATCATCGTCATGGTGCCCGACACCCCGCAGGTCGACGATGTGCTGTTCCGCGCCGACGGCGTTGCCGCAGGCCTGGGGCCGAACAAAGTGGTGATCGACATGAGCTCGATCTCGCCGACCGCCACCAAGGCGTTCGCCGCGAAGATCAACGAGACCGGCGCGCGCTACCTCGACGCTCCGGTGTCGGGCGGCGAAGTAGGTGCCAAGGCCGGCACCCTGAGCATCATGATCGGCGGCGACCCGCACACCTTCGAACGCGCCCTGGCGCTGTTCCAGGCCATGGGCAAGAACATCACCCTGGTGGGCGGCAATGGCGATGGCCAGACCGCCAAGGTGGCCAACCAGATCATCGTTGCGCTGAACATCCAGGCGGTGGCCGAAGCGCTGCTGTTCGCCTCGAAAAACGGCGCAGACCCGGCCAAGGTGCGTGAAGCGCTGATGGGTGGTTTTGCCTCCTCGAAAATCCTCGAAGTGCATGGCGAGCGGATGATCAAAGGCACCTTCGACCCGGGCTTTCGCATCAACCTGCACCAGAAGGATTTGAACCTGGCGTTGGCGGGTGCCAAGGAGCTGGGGATCAACCTGCCGAACACCGCTGGCACCCAACAGGTGTTCAGCACCTGCACCGCCATCGGCGGCGGCAACTGGGACCACTCGGCGCTGATCAAGGGCCTGGAACATATGGCGAATTTTTCGATTCGCGATAAATAACCCCTGCCCTTCCCTGTAGGAGCCGGCTTGCCGGCGATGAGGCCAGCAGCTTCACCGCCAGCCTTCAGGCCGCCATCGCCGGCAAGCCGGCTCCTACAGTTTTTGCATTGCCTCTAATAACAAGAACCCCCGGGAGCCCGCTTATGTCGGTCGATCCGCAACACCTGCTTCGCGAGCTGTTTGCCACAGCCATCGACGCCGCCCACCCCCGGCAAGTCCTCGAACCTTATCTGCCCGCCGACCGCAGCGGCCGCGTCATCGTGATCGGCGCCGGCAAAGCCGCCGCCGCCATGGCGCTGGTGGTGGAAAACTGCTGGCAAGGCGAAGTCACCGGCCTGGTGGTCACCCGTTACGGCCACGGTGCGCCCTGCAAGAAAATCGAAGTGGTCGAAGCCGCGCACCCGGTGCCGGATGCCGCAGGCCAAGCCGTGGCCAAGCGTGTGC
This genomic window from Pseudomonas sp. Bout1 contains:
- a CDS encoding inositol monophosphatase family protein, yielding MSQAQTLSDLDELAARYALAREVASEAAQRGMAYYRQREQLNVEHKDSVPQDVVSVADRELEVFIKARLAEQFPADGFVGEEGGADGLQARCVWVVDPIDGTSCFVNGLHTWCVSIGLLVDGQPWLGAVADANHNELFHACRGLGAYVNDTPIRVSQAADIRYGVTGVGTSHRRGKEHFIPFLCGLLESGGMFIRNGSGALMIAYVAAGRLVGYYETHINSWDCAAGLVLVSEAGGRCSDFLRGDGLLSGNPLLVASPQVYPQLAGLIGPSLEA
- a CDS encoding histidine-type phosphatase → MTVFKRTGLAIVLLTLCAGLQAAENSHYVLEKAVQVSRHGVRSPTDTDKLVQATGRDWTPWLVQDGELTGHGYLAASQMGAWQAAHYRTAGLLANGCPPPGSVVAVASPKQRTRATAAALLDGMFPGCGEKARARTKPDPLFQTDEMPFAKLDPVIAKAQILEALGGTLQAAQERLRPDLERLKDAVCETGKACPFFDTPWALKEGDGGRFKIKGLDKASSMAETIRLQYSEGMPLADVAFGHAKDAAQVSALGRLHRAKYDFINDTAYIASRGGSQLMNQIVLALEQGTVLEKNDPLGNPPPARLLMLVAHDTNISHLRTMLGFTWQLGEYQPGNIPPTGTLAFERYRDSQTGERFVRTRFITQGMDQIRALQPLDAAHPPLQVDFDQPGCQHTAVGTLCPIAQFVERTGHAIDRSALTAYRYP
- a CDS encoding histidine-type phosphatase, encoding MLSFLTRVIPLLLLGVVSVHSVQAAPADGFVLDKVVQVSRHGVRPPTDSAKLAKVTGRELPKWSVPDGHLTGHGYAAAVEMGRYRGQVLRAAGLLPNGCPAPGEVFVRASPLQRTQATATALLDGLFPGCGLQPSVVQGDKDALFQADKMPFARLDPQRAEDSVLARMGGSVAGAQARYRGAEQQLRNVICAEATACQYRDQPWQLVEDEEGRVAIKGLSLEANLGETFRLEYSEGLPLDQVAFGQGVTPAQVAQLTTLTKAKYDFINDSLYIASRGGSQLMNQISLALKQGTPQAVNDALGNPPDARFTLLVAHDTNISYLRTMLGFRWALGDYLEGNIPPVGSLQFERYKQLKTGRYFLRVAFEAQSLDQIRQLAPLATAQPPLHADLASGEGCVRTQAGLLCPMDVALKRLEQHIDRTALTAYSYR
- a CDS encoding porin, translated to MSVNPNKKAIRRISLIGVMVASTTVQALELDYQHQYSEVDREHKDKVMLTQALDNGLAFSFESVMNTAPDKDGQPGKAFSRLTKDELKAKVKYSHKLGPHWKVKPKFTYAVAKDKKSYKPSLKVSYALTEKFSITPGYYYKLTNYDASGKEDKKDNVIELGAKYKFGPLSVGVGRKQIYSDQVVFDGTKTNYSNKVLFEYKVNKQFTPYLEVADVYVDKNTDQRQARYRLGFKYEF
- a CDS encoding LacI family DNA-binding transcriptional regulator, producing the protein MDASDKNVITSLDVARHAGVSRSAVSRTFTAGASVAPATREKVMAAAKALGYQVNMIARTMNKGSSNFVGVVTAGFDSAFRASLLSPIAHSLSRRGLMPLLMNADDPQQLEQSLHALLSYQIAGVILTSASPPLSVVQHYLDRQIPVAMINRGHELAGAEVVGSDNRAGGRMAAEALLKGGARRLAFIGQGEHNFSSRERWLGFAERLAEDGLEAQTVFNETPGYQGGIQALLALFSQGEGPDGIFCATDMLALGALDALRFTLNIQVPQQVQVIGFDDIAQASQLAYDLTTVRQDSVQLAQRAVNAIVARGENFMRIAQFEPVPVTLIERGSTLIQK
- a CDS encoding MFS transporter; translated protein: MRSILQLFHAAPARPGVDDPDGRRFRRARWLTFLSMSLSYALFYVCRLSFNVAKPAMVAQNILSPTQLGMIGSALFFTYAVGKLVNGFLADHANVRRFMMLGLLISAVVNACMGLTTNAVILTIAWGINGWAQSMGVGPCVVSLSRWYSDKERGTFYGFWSIAHSLGEALTYIAVAAMIVTWGWQYGYWLATAMGLLGMLLIYLFMADSPQSAGFAEVDGGRTEMVSKTLGKWGAQLALLKNPALWLLALASCLMYIGRYAVISWGVFFLENAKGYTTLSASALISITGVFGIVGTGLSGLISDRFFSGRRHGLAVLFGLMNSASLGMMLFLPGGHYWLDAAAMMLFGLSMGALLCFLGGLMAVDIAAKSAAGAALGMIGIASYAGAAAGEILTGVLIEHGTTLAADGSKLYDFHTLSLFWIGASLVSVLMTALFSGQVYRRQRHALAKPLTD